One genomic segment of Pseudonocardia sp. T1-2H includes these proteins:
- a CDS encoding SRPBCC family protein, with protein MPREFEIRREVALPATPEQVWAAISTPDGLAGWFMPMDVRADTTVEVDRAPEQLKCRAGTDAFDYVIEGRDGTTVLRFVHSGVLGDEWDDEFEGMTALGWSMYLHSLGQYLRYFAGRPALYAEVDAAADPAVWPRIRAALDVAAIGDPVRLELAGRVLEGEIDYLTDRYVGLRTGDALVRFHERSAIGLPVAVGHHHFGPGESAEALTEAWRAWLAAVVRKDQP; from the coding sequence ATGCCGCGTGAGTTCGAGATCCGCCGCGAGGTCGCGCTCCCGGCCACGCCCGAGCAGGTGTGGGCCGCGATCTCCACACCCGACGGGCTCGCGGGCTGGTTCATGCCGATGGACGTGCGCGCGGACACCACGGTGGAGGTCGACCGGGCGCCGGAGCAGCTGAAGTGCCGCGCCGGGACGGACGCGTTCGACTACGTGATCGAGGGCCGGGACGGCACGACCGTCCTGCGGTTCGTCCACAGCGGGGTCCTCGGGGACGAATGGGACGACGAGTTCGAGGGCATGACGGCCCTCGGCTGGAGCATGTACCTGCACAGCCTCGGCCAGTACCTCCGGTACTTCGCCGGCCGTCCGGCCCTCTACGCCGAGGTGGACGCCGCCGCGGACCCGGCCGTCTGGCCCCGCATCCGGGCCGCACTGGACGTCGCCGCCATCGGCGATCCCGTCCGCCTCGAGCTCGCCGGCCGGGTCCTCGAGGGCGAGATCGACTACCTGACGGACCGGTACGTCGGCCTCCGCACCGGCGACGCGCTCGTCCGCTTCCACGAACGGTCCGCGATCGGCCTGCCGGTCGCGGTCGGGCACCACCACTTCGGCCCCGGCGAGAGCGCCGAGGCCCTCACCGAGGCCTGGCGGGCTTGGCTGGCCGCCGTCGTCCGGAAGGACCAGCCATGA
- a CDS encoding MogA/MoaB family molybdenum cofactor biosynthesis protein, translating into MAPPQIGRALVVIVDDRVSHGERQDATGPLVKELLEEAGLVVDAVVVVPGEAVAIRNALNTAVIGGVDLVITVGGTGVSPRAVTADATAGVLDRPIPGIAEAIRASGLAAGAVDAGLSRGLVGVSGSTLVVNLASSRAAVRDGMATLSPLVAHVIGELSGLAED; encoded by the coding sequence ATGGCGCCACCTCAGATCGGCCGTGCCCTCGTGGTGATCGTCGACGACCGGGTGAGCCATGGCGAACGTCAGGACGCCACGGGCCCGCTGGTCAAGGAACTGCTCGAAGAGGCCGGCCTCGTCGTCGACGCCGTCGTCGTCGTCCCCGGAGAGGCCGTCGCGATCCGCAACGCGCTGAACACCGCCGTGATCGGTGGCGTGGACCTGGTGATCACCGTCGGGGGCACCGGCGTGTCCCCGCGGGCCGTCACCGCCGACGCGACCGCGGGCGTCCTGGACCGGCCGATCCCCGGCATCGCCGAGGCGATCCGGGCGTCCGGGCTGGCCGCGGGTGCCGTCGACGCGGGTCTGTCCCGCGGGCTCGTCGGTGTGTCGGGTAGCACGCTGGTGGTGAACCTGGCGTCCTCACGCGCCGCGGTCCGCGACGGCATGGCGACGCTCAGCCCCCTGGTCGCGCACGTGATCGGTGAGCTCTCCGGCCTCGCGGAGGACTGA
- a CDS encoding response regulator transcription factor: MRILVVDDDRAVRESLRRSLAFNGYQVELASDGQQALDSVLAQRPDAMVLDVMMPRLDGLEVCRRMRAAGDELPILVLTARDAVSDRVAGLDAGADDYLPKPFALEELLARLRALLRRRSVDDIAAAAAGLSKPLEFVDLSLDPDTREVRRGERRISLTRTEFSLLELLLTNPRRVLSRAQILEQVWGYDFPTTGNALEVYIGYLRRKTEADGEPRLIHTVRGVGYVLRESPP, translated from the coding sequence ATGCGAATCCTCGTCGTCGACGACGACCGTGCGGTGCGCGAGTCCCTGCGCCGTTCGCTCGCGTTCAACGGCTACCAGGTGGAGCTGGCGAGCGACGGCCAGCAGGCCCTGGACTCGGTGCTGGCCCAGCGCCCCGACGCGATGGTGCTCGACGTGATGATGCCCCGCCTCGACGGTCTCGAGGTGTGCCGGCGCATGCGCGCGGCCGGCGACGAGCTGCCGATCCTCGTGCTCACCGCGCGGGACGCCGTGTCGGACCGGGTCGCCGGCCTGGACGCGGGCGCGGACGACTACCTGCCCAAGCCCTTCGCCCTCGAGGAGCTGCTCGCCCGGCTCCGCGCACTGCTGCGCCGCCGCTCCGTCGACGACATCGCCGCGGCCGCGGCCGGGCTGAGCAAGCCGCTGGAGTTCGTGGACCTCTCGCTGGACCCGGACACCCGCGAGGTCCGCCGCGGCGAGCGCCGGATCAGCCTCACCCGGACCGAGTTCTCGCTGCTGGAGCTGCTGCTCACCAACCCCCGCCGGGTGCTGAGCCGCGCGCAGATCCTCGAGCAGGTGTGGGGCTACGACTTCCCGACCACCGGCAACGCGCTGGAGGTCTACATCGGGTACCTGCGCCGCAAGACCGAGGCCGACGGCGAGCCCCGGCTGATCCACACCGTCCGCGGCGTCGGCTACGTGCTGCGGGAGTCCCCGCCGTGA
- a CDS encoding ArsR/SmtB family transcription factor has product MQETAVIADPAAAAVALDPVRARLLRELAEPASAATLSLKVGLTRQKVNYHLRALEAHGLVELVEERRKGNMTERVMRASAGAYVISPEAWALVAPDPARTPDRLSAQWLLAVAARLLRDVGELIVGGTRTRKRVATFALDGEVRFASAADRAAFTRELTDAVGGLVARYHDQGAEGGRRHRVVVALHPSMSPEDPDAA; this is encoded by the coding sequence GTGCAGGAGACGGCGGTGATCGCGGACCCGGCCGCGGCGGCGGTGGCGTTGGACCCCGTCCGGGCGCGGCTGCTCCGCGAGCTCGCGGAGCCCGCGTCGGCGGCCACGCTGAGCCTGAAAGTGGGCCTGACCAGGCAGAAGGTGAACTACCACCTGCGCGCGCTGGAGGCGCACGGCCTCGTCGAGCTCGTCGAGGAGCGGCGCAAGGGCAACATGACCGAGCGTGTGATGCGGGCCTCGGCCGGCGCCTATGTGATCTCGCCCGAGGCGTGGGCCCTGGTCGCCCCGGATCCCGCCCGCACACCGGACCGGCTGTCCGCGCAGTGGCTCCTCGCTGTCGCCGCGCGGCTCCTGCGGGACGTGGGCGAGCTGATCGTCGGCGGCACCCGGACCCGTAAGCGGGTCGCCACGTTCGCCCTGGACGGCGAGGTGCGGTTCGCCTCCGCGGCGGACCGCGCGGCGTTCACCCGGGAGCTGACGGACGCCGTCGGCGGGCTCGTCGCGCGCTACCACGACCAGGGGGCGGAGGGCGGCCGGCGGCACCGCGTCGTCGTCGCCCTCCATCCATCGATGAGCCCGGAGGACCCGGATGCCGCGTGA
- a CDS encoding DUF2182 domain-containing protein, with protein MSAPARERPSRAGGLAPAFAAVRVRLGLVAALFVLAGVGWWWTAHQMRGMDQGPWSGLGRLGWFLGVWLVMMAAMMFPSVAPTVALYSRMTKKRSPLSPLLFAAGYLVTWTIAGLGAFTLAAVLGRIPGDVFAWDRAGRWVAGATLVVAALYELTPLKDVCLDKCTSPLGFLLSAWRNGRSGALRMGAKHGVWCVGCCWALMASLFALGVMSLIWMAVVAGLIAVEKTLPWRRVAVYGTAVVLLTLGVLLLAAPDSIPALAIPGADPMTEMAPMTEMAPMLS; from the coding sequence ATGAGCGCTCCGGCGAGGGAACGCCCCAGCCGAGCCGGCGGTCTCGCGCCGGCGTTCGCCGCCGTCCGCGTCCGGCTCGGGCTGGTGGCCGCGCTGTTCGTTCTCGCCGGCGTCGGCTGGTGGTGGACGGCCCACCAGATGCGCGGCATGGACCAGGGGCCGTGGTCCGGGCTGGGCAGGCTGGGCTGGTTCCTCGGGGTCTGGCTCGTGATGATGGCGGCGATGATGTTCCCGTCGGTCGCCCCGACGGTCGCGTTGTACTCCCGCATGACCAAGAAGCGGTCTCCGCTGTCACCGCTGCTGTTCGCGGCGGGTTACCTGGTCACATGGACCATCGCGGGTCTGGGTGCCTTCACGCTGGCAGCAGTACTGGGCCGGATCCCGGGCGACGTGTTCGCGTGGGACCGTGCCGGGAGGTGGGTCGCGGGCGCCACGCTCGTCGTCGCGGCGCTCTACGAGCTGACCCCCCTCAAGGACGTCTGCCTCGACAAGTGCACCAGCCCGCTCGGCTTCCTTCTCAGCGCTTGGCGTAACGGCCGCTCGGGTGCGCTGCGGATGGGCGCGAAGCACGGCGTCTGGTGCGTCGGGTGCTGCTGGGCGCTGATGGCGTCATTGTTCGCACTGGGGGTCATGAGCCTCATCTGGATGGCCGTCGTCGCGGGGCTGATCGCCGTCGAGAAGACGCTTCCGTGGCGCCGGGTGGCGGTCTACGGGACGGCGGTCGTGCTGCTCACGCTCGGTGTGCTGCTGCTCGCCGCCCCGGACTCGATCCCGGCCCTCGCCATTCCCGGTGCAGACCCGATGACCGAGATGGCGCCGATGACCGAGATGGCGCCGATGCTCTCCTAA
- a CDS encoding sensor histidine kinase, with the protein MTAAGPAEHHTDHDHPHGRSQRLDRFSLRARIGILAAGVAAGVVVLVSTAVFLIVRQSIFETLDDNLLQRATAAAQSELADPEQLATTSPEALGAGDIRIALFYSSGLAQSAEARASSPPLSQTELEVAQGVRPYSVRTAGDYEVVAVAAGPGRALVMAQKLESTQQVLAKLAIALPVIGGIGIVLAAALGVAVARAGLRPVQRLTTAAERVASTGDLRPIRVSGSDELARLTVSFNEMLGALASSQEQQRRLVADAGHELRTPLTSLRTNLELLAAAARPGAPVLPEEDRREIVDDVRGQVEELTQLVGDLVELARDDPQMVMIEPVEFTDVVDRALERARRRATTDVTFDVHLMPWTLIGDSTALERAVLNLLDNGVKWSAPGGTVRVSMVPVDDWTVVLEVADSGPGIADEDLPRVFDRFYRADTSRTMPGSGLGLAIVRQVAVRHGGAVWAARAPEGGALLSLRLPGRRPA; encoded by the coding sequence GTGACGGCTGCCGGTCCCGCCGAGCACCACACCGACCATGATCATCCGCACGGCCGCTCCCAGCGCCTGGACCGCTTCAGCCTGCGCGCCCGGATCGGGATCCTCGCCGCCGGGGTCGCCGCGGGTGTGGTGGTGCTCGTGTCCACGGCGGTCTTCCTGATCGTCCGGCAGAGCATCTTCGAGACGCTCGACGACAACCTGCTGCAGCGGGCCACGGCCGCCGCGCAGAGCGAGCTTGCGGACCCGGAGCAGCTCGCCACCACCTCGCCCGAGGCGCTCGGCGCCGGGGACATCCGGATCGCGCTGTTCTACTCGTCGGGCCTCGCGCAGTCCGCGGAGGCGCGCGCGTCCTCGCCGCCGCTGAGCCAGACGGAGCTCGAGGTCGCGCAGGGGGTCAGGCCCTACTCGGTGCGGACGGCCGGGGACTACGAGGTCGTCGCGGTCGCCGCGGGGCCGGGCCGCGCGCTGGTCATGGCGCAGAAGCTCGAGTCCACCCAGCAGGTCCTGGCGAAGCTCGCGATCGCCCTGCCCGTGATCGGCGGGATCGGCATCGTGCTGGCGGCCGCGCTGGGCGTCGCCGTCGCCCGCGCGGGGTTGCGCCCGGTGCAACGCCTCACGACCGCCGCCGAGCGCGTCGCGTCCACGGGGGACCTTCGGCCCATCCGCGTCTCCGGCTCGGACGAGCTGGCCCGGCTCACCGTCAGCTTCAACGAGATGCTCGGCGCGCTCGCGTCGTCGCAGGAACAGCAACGCCGGCTCGTCGCGGACGCCGGGCACGAGCTCCGGACCCCGCTCACCTCCTTGCGCACGAATCTGGAGCTCCTCGCGGCGGCGGCCCGCCCCGGTGCGCCCGTCCTGCCGGAGGAGGATCGTCGCGAGATCGTCGACGACGTCCGCGGGCAGGTCGAGGAGCTGACCCAGCTGGTGGGGGACCTCGTCGAGCTCGCGCGCGACGACCCGCAGATGGTGATGATCGAGCCCGTCGAGTTCACCGACGTCGTGGACCGGGCCCTCGAACGCGCCCGCCGCCGGGCCACCACGGACGTCACCTTCGACGTGCACCTGATGCCCTGGACCCTCATCGGGGACTCGACGGCGCTGGAGCGCGCGGTGCTGAACCTGCTGGACAACGGGGTGAAGTGGAGCGCGCCGGGCGGCACCGTGCGGGTCTCGATGGTCCCGGTCGACGACTGGACGGTCGTCCTGGAGGTCGCGGACTCCGGCCCCGGCATCGCGGACGAGGACCTGCCGCGGGTGTTCGACCGCTTCTACCGCGCGGACACCTCGCGCACGATGCCTGGCTCCGGGCTGGGCCTGGCGATCGTCCGGCAGGTGGCGGTGCGGCACGGCGGGGCGGTGTGGGCGGCCCGGGCGCCGGAGGGTGGGGCGCTGCTGAGCCTGCGGCTGCCCGGGCGGCGGCCGGCCTAG
- a CDS encoding 6-pyruvoyl trahydropterin synthase family protein, with translation MRSHRLPNVPAGHKCARLHGHSYRVFVYVQGELDLENHWVQDFGELKDAGSHLRLS, from the coding sequence GTGAGGTCCCATCGGCTGCCGAACGTGCCAGCCGGCCACAAGTGTGCCCGACTGCACGGACACTCGTACCGAGTCTTCGTTTACGTCCAAGGAGAATTGGACCTTGAGAACCATTGGGTCCAAGATTTCGGTGAGCTGAAAGATGCTGGAAGCCACTTGAGGCTCAGCTAG
- a CDS encoding trypsin-like peptidase domain-containing protein: MTDARGAAAPDPLREHEPSGGTPGSGAEPCPPGVGTPATEGASLPGPAWGTPLGNTPAPGTPAPGVPLAAEPGPGSSAAEAEARAAEAPTPPGGIAVPPAERAIPSVASRASTGRTEVEAAPADREPAHALVDDPHPPEHHLRDGRSRPAWLVPLVGALVIALLAGAVGGGIGYALASRGDGGDRGVLSAPLPDVDPSEGPIEAVAAKVLPSVVQLKVDGQGAGSRGTEGEGSGMVLSADGLILTNNHVVQGAAAGATVAAVLQDGRAVPVRVVGADPSSDIAVVRADGAAGLVPIELGNSDSLRVGQQVVAIGSPLGLGGTVTTGIVSALDRAVSVGGETGGDATVLNAVQTDAAINPGNSGGPLVDVRGRVVGINSAIASTGGAQGGSIGVGFSIPINQAKRVADELERTGKATRPALGLSLTSVGVPVTGGAVVGQVNPGGPAERAGIRPGDVVTRIDDRLVTDSDELVAAVRDHAPGDVVTLFLGARQVQVTLEGRTG; the protein is encoded by the coding sequence ATGACGGATGCCCGCGGCGCCGCCGCCCCCGACCCCCTTCGCGAGCACGAGCCGTCCGGCGGGACGCCCGGGTCCGGTGCAGAACCGTGCCCGCCCGGGGTGGGGACTCCTGCGACGGAGGGCGCGTCCCTGCCGGGTCCGGCCTGGGGGACACCGCTCGGGAACACCCCGGCTCCCGGGACGCCGGCACCGGGCGTCCCGCTCGCCGCGGAGCCCGGGCCGGGGTCATCGGCGGCCGAGGCCGAGGCCCGCGCGGCCGAGGCCCCGACCCCGCCGGGAGGCATCGCGGTCCCGCCCGCGGAGCGCGCGATACCGTCCGTCGCGTCCCGGGCGTCCACGGGGAGGACCGAGGTGGAGGCCGCGCCGGCGGATCGCGAGCCGGCGCACGCCCTCGTGGACGATCCCCACCCCCCGGAGCACCACCTCCGGGACGGCCGTTCGCGTCCCGCCTGGCTCGTCCCGCTCGTCGGGGCACTGGTGATCGCGCTGCTCGCCGGGGCCGTCGGGGGCGGCATCGGCTACGCCCTGGCGAGCCGCGGCGACGGGGGCGACCGGGGCGTGCTCAGCGCGCCCCTGCCGGACGTCGACCCGTCCGAAGGGCCGATCGAGGCCGTCGCGGCGAAGGTGTTGCCGAGCGTCGTCCAGCTGAAGGTCGACGGCCAGGGAGCCGGGAGCCGCGGCACGGAGGGCGAGGGCTCCGGCATGGTGCTCAGCGCGGACGGGCTGATCCTCACCAACAACCACGTCGTCCAGGGCGCCGCGGCCGGGGCGACGGTCGCCGCCGTGCTGCAGGACGGCCGGGCGGTGCCGGTGCGCGTCGTCGGCGCCGATCCCAGCTCGGACATCGCCGTCGTCCGGGCGGACGGCGCCGCCGGCCTCGTGCCGATCGAGCTCGGCAACTCGGACTCGCTGCGGGTCGGGCAGCAGGTCGTGGCGATCGGGTCGCCCCTCGGGCTCGGCGGCACCGTCACCACCGGCATCGTCAGCGCGCTCGACCGGGCGGTGAGCGTCGGCGGCGAAACCGGCGGCGACGCGACGGTCCTCAACGCCGTGCAGACCGACGCCGCGATCAACCCGGGCAACTCCGGCGGCCCGCTCGTCGACGTCCGGGGCAGGGTCGTCGGGATCAACTCGGCGATCGCGAGCACCGGCGGCGCGCAGGGCGGCTCGATCGGCGTCGGCTTCTCGATCCCGATCAACCAGGCCAAGCGCGTCGCGGACGAGCTGGAGCGCACGGGCAAGGCGACTCGGCCCGCGCTCGGGCTGAGCCTGACCAGCGTCGGCGTCCCCGTGACGGGCGGCGCGGTCGTCGGCCAGGTGAACCCCGGCGGGCCCGCGGAGAGGGCCGGGATCCGCCCCGGTGACGTCGTGACCAGGATCGATGATCGCCTGGTCACGGACTCCGACGAGCTCGTCGCGGCCGTCCGGGACCACGCCCCGGGGGACGTCGTCACGCTGTTCCTCGGCGCCCGTCAGGTCCAGGTCACCCTGGAGGGCCGGACCGGGTGA
- a CDS encoding NAD(P)-dependent oxidoreductase, which yields MTDTPSVALLGTGIMGSGMARNILAAGLPLTVWNRTADKARPLVEDGARLAEDPADAVRGADVVITMLGDGSHVLDVMRSAAAGLRAGQVWAQMTTVGLAPLNDLVAFAREHELVLVDAPVLGTKGPAEAGQLQIFAAGPSSARVVLDPVFEAVGSKTVWLGEKAEEATASRLKLVANNWVLELTAAVGETLALAKGLGVDPQAFLDAVEGGPLDLPYLRVKAEAILTGHMSASFTVDNGAKDLGLITEAARDAGVRLDLAPAALERFRRAADRGHGDDDIAGAYYASFDE from the coding sequence ATGACCGACACACCGAGCGTCGCACTGCTGGGCACCGGGATCATGGGCAGCGGGATGGCGCGCAACATCCTGGCCGCGGGCCTGCCACTGACCGTCTGGAACCGGACCGCGGACAAGGCGCGGCCCCTCGTCGAGGACGGGGCGCGGCTCGCGGAGGACCCCGCGGACGCGGTCCGGGGCGCGGACGTCGTCATCACGATGCTCGGCGACGGCTCCCACGTGCTCGACGTCATGCGGTCCGCCGCGGCGGGGCTGCGGGCCGGTCAGGTCTGGGCCCAGATGACGACCGTGGGACTCGCTCCGCTGAACGATCTCGTCGCGTTCGCGAGGGAGCACGAACTGGTGCTGGTCGACGCGCCGGTGCTCGGGACCAAGGGCCCCGCCGAGGCAGGACAGCTGCAGATCTTCGCGGCGGGACCGTCCAGTGCCCGGGTGGTGCTCGACCCCGTCTTCGAGGCCGTGGGGAGCAAGACCGTCTGGCTGGGGGAGAAGGCCGAGGAGGCGACGGCGAGCCGGCTCAAGCTCGTCGCCAACAACTGGGTGCTGGAGCTGACCGCGGCGGTGGGGGAGACGCTCGCCCTGGCCAAGGGCCTGGGCGTGGACCCGCAGGCGTTCCTCGACGCCGTCGAGGGCGGCCCGCTGGACCTGCCCTACCTGCGGGTGAAGGCCGAGGCGATCCTGACCGGGCACATGAGCGCGAGCTTCACCGTGGACAACGGCGCGAAGGACCTCGGCCTGATCACCGAGGCCGCGCGGGACGCGGGCGTCCGGCTGGATCTCGCCCCGGCCGCCCTCGAGCGCTTCCGCCGCGCCGCCGACCGCGGCCACGGGGACGACGACATCGCCGGCGCCTACTACGCCAGCTTCGACGAGTGA
- a CDS encoding nitroreductase/quinone reductase family protein — protein sequence MQKPPPADSPFWKLFHLATRVNLLLFRATKGKVGGRLGSSPVLVLHHVGRKSGQARVSPLNYLDDAANLVVVASKGGTDANPAWFHNLMAMDSTQVELPGGEKRRVRPRVAEGEERDALWPRLVEMYKPYEEYASFTERRIPVVVLEPV from the coding sequence ATGCAGAAGCCCCCGCCCGCGGACTCGCCGTTCTGGAAGCTCTTCCACCTCGCGACCCGGGTGAACCTGCTGCTGTTCCGGGCCACCAAGGGGAAGGTGGGCGGCCGGCTCGGGTCGTCGCCGGTCCTCGTGCTGCACCACGTCGGCCGGAAATCCGGCCAGGCGCGGGTCAGCCCGCTGAACTACCTCGACGACGCCGCGAACCTCGTCGTCGTGGCATCGAAGGGCGGCACGGACGCCAACCCGGCCTGGTTCCACAACCTCATGGCGATGGACTCCACCCAGGTCGAACTGCCGGGCGGGGAGAAGCGCCGGGTGCGGCCGCGGGTCGCGGAGGGCGAGGAGCGGGACGCCCTGTGGCCGCGGCTGGTGGAGATGTACAAGCCGTACGAGGAGTACGCGAGCTTCACCGAACGTCGGATCCCGGTGGTCGTGCTCGAGCCGGTCTGA
- a CDS encoding MFS transporter, producing the protein MTKTHVRWALAALALGAFAIGTGEFAIMGLLPEAATGLQVSIPHAGRLISAYALGVVAGAPLLIAAASKLPRRTALVVLIGVYGGAHLLSAIAPDYGWMLVARFLAGLPHGAFFGIGAIVAGRLVDPSKQARAMAMMLSGLTVANILGVPASTLLGQIVGWRWVFGVVGLIALLAAAAVTFAVPVVRGVATPRLIEEIKALRRFPVWITLLVCIVGGAALFSVYSYIAPMLTDVAGYSPAAVTLILALFGIGMTVGNLVGARLADRGPVRAVVLFFGLDVVLALLLVPALQNRVTAAVVLFLFAVSVFGTIPGIQLRIINGAGEAPHMASGAMHMAFNAANAVGAWLGGLVIAAGFGYTAPAFVAAGLAFLGGAIALFAGWRERRVSSRIGDDPLVSAG; encoded by the coding sequence ATGACGAAGACGCACGTGCGATGGGCACTGGCGGCACTGGCGCTCGGGGCGTTCGCGATCGGCACCGGGGAGTTCGCGATCATGGGCCTGCTGCCCGAGGCGGCGACGGGCCTGCAGGTGAGCATCCCGCACGCGGGCAGGTTGATCTCGGCGTACGCGCTCGGCGTCGTCGCCGGAGCCCCTCTGCTGATCGCGGCGGCCTCGAAGCTGCCGCGGCGCACCGCGCTCGTCGTCCTCATCGGGGTCTACGGCGGGGCGCACCTGCTCTCCGCGATCGCCCCCGACTACGGCTGGATGCTGGTCGCGCGCTTCCTCGCCGGTCTCCCGCACGGCGCCTTCTTCGGCATCGGCGCGATCGTCGCCGGCCGCCTGGTGGACCCGTCGAAGCAGGCGCGGGCGATGGCGATGATGTTGTCCGGGCTCACGGTCGCGAACATCCTCGGCGTCCCGGCGTCGACCCTGCTCGGGCAGATCGTCGGCTGGCGGTGGGTGTTCGGCGTCGTCGGGCTGATCGCGCTGCTCGCCGCCGCCGCGGTGACGTTCGCGGTGCCGGTCGTGCGCGGGGTGGCCACGCCGCGGCTGATCGAGGAGATCAAGGCACTCCGCCGCTTCCCGGTGTGGATCACGCTGCTGGTCTGCATCGTCGGCGGCGCGGCGCTGTTCTCCGTCTACAGCTACATCGCGCCGATGCTCACCGACGTGGCCGGGTACTCCCCGGCCGCGGTCACGCTGATCCTCGCGCTGTTCGGCATCGGCATGACCGTCGGCAACCTGGTCGGGGCGCGGCTCGCGGACCGCGGCCCGGTGCGCGCGGTGGTCCTGTTCTTCGGGCTCGACGTCGTGCTCGCGCTGTTGCTGGTGCCCGCGCTGCAGAACCGGGTCACCGCGGCGGTCGTGCTGTTCCTCTTCGCGGTGTCGGTGTTCGGCACCATCCCGGGGATCCAGCTGCGGATCATCAACGGGGCGGGGGAGGCGCCGCACATGGCCTCCGGAGCGATGCACATGGCGTTCAACGCGGCCAATGCCGTGGGCGCCTGGCTCGGCGGCCTGGTGATCGCCGCCGGGTTCGGCTACACGGCGCCGGCGTTCGTCGCGGCCGGGCTCGCCTTCCTCGGGGGCGCGATCGCGCTCTTCGCCGGCTGGCGGGAGCGCCGCGTGTCCTCCCGGATCGGGGACGACCCACTGGTCAGCGCCGGGTGA
- a CDS encoding DUF1326 domain-containing protein, which produces MSWNLKGSYAETCSCELMCPCNLSLDHGATYDFCRATLAFDIREGEIDGTDVRGRRVVTIIDTPKVMTDGNWRLGMFVDDQATDEQFDKLVQVFGGQLGGPMAALAPLVGEVVGVERAAIEVADDGLLHSVRVGDAIEFEIEDIVPFGVENGRPVRFDGMFHPVGSNLTMAEARRSRINAFGIEYEGKTGLSTSEFTWAA; this is translated from the coding sequence ATGTCGTGGAACCTCAAGGGCAGCTACGCCGAGACTTGCTCGTGCGAGCTTATGTGCCCGTGCAACCTCTCGTTAGACCATGGCGCCACCTACGACTTCTGTCGGGCGACTCTGGCCTTCGACATCCGCGAGGGTGAGATTGATGGCACCGACGTCCGGGGCCGCAGAGTGGTGACGATCATCGACACGCCGAAGGTCATGACCGACGGCAACTGGCGGCTCGGGATGTTCGTCGACGACCAGGCCACGGACGAGCAGTTCGACAAGCTGGTCCAGGTGTTCGGCGGACAGCTCGGGGGTCCGATGGCTGCGCTCGCTCCCCTCGTGGGCGAGGTCGTCGGGGTCGAGCGCGCGGCGATCGAGGTGGCCGACGACGGGTTGCTGCACAGCGTCCGCGTCGGGGACGCGATCGAGTTCGAGATCGAGGACATCGTGCCGTTCGGGGTCGAGAACGGTCGGCCGGTCCGGTTCGACGGCATGTTCCACCCGGTCGGGTCGAACCTGACGATGGCCGAGGCGCGGCGCTCGCGGATCAACGCCTTCGGCATCGAGTACGAGGGCAAGACCGGTCTGTCCACCTCCGAATTCACCTGGGCAGCCTGA
- a CDS encoding SGNH/GDSL hydrolase family protein, with the protein MPESLPADFTFSNLTGRPTGPVVSFLSRLLPGVRDVQAQTAPYAQAWAEHNREALVATGPLWVVLGDSMSQGIGASRYDRGWVGQLAPSLPGHRCVNLSMSGGRIQDVLDLQLPAMASLGVEPAVLTVMIGTNDLMSPPHRGGAARRLSMLLDRLPPGTIIGNQPGRYSDALEFNRLIDEAVAHRGQVLAEFRDPRMRGWKGRLAADHFHPNDAGYAVMAEIVAEALTRR; encoded by the coding sequence GTGCCCGAATCCCTCCCCGCGGACTTCACGTTCTCCAACCTGACGGGCCGGCCAACGGGTCCCGTCGTGTCGTTCCTGTCCCGCCTCCTGCCCGGGGTGCGCGACGTCCAGGCGCAGACCGCCCCCTACGCGCAGGCCTGGGCGGAGCACAACCGCGAGGCGCTCGTCGCCACCGGCCCGCTGTGGGTGGTCCTCGGGGACTCGATGTCCCAGGGCATCGGCGCCAGCCGGTACGACCGCGGCTGGGTCGGGCAGCTCGCGCCGTCGCTGCCCGGTCACCGCTGCGTGAACCTGTCCATGAGCGGTGGCCGGATCCAGGACGTGCTGGATCTCCAGCTGCCCGCCATGGCCTCGCTCGGCGTGGAGCCGGCGGTCCTGACGGTGATGATCGGCACGAACGACCTGATGAGCCCGCCGCACCGGGGCGGAGCGGCCCGGCGGCTGAGCATGCTGCTGGACCGGCTCCCGCCCGGGACGATCATCGGCAACCAGCCCGGCCGGTACTCGGACGCCCTCGAGTTCAACCGCCTGATCGACGAGGCGGTGGCCCACCGGGGCCAGGTCCTCGCCGAGTTCCGGGACCCGCGGATGCGGGGGTGGAAGGGCCGGCTCGCCGCCGACCACTTTCATCCCAACGACGCCGGCTACGCGGTGATGGCCGAGATCGTCGCCGAGGCGCTCACCCGGCGCTGA